In Candidatus Polarisedimenticolia bacterium, one DNA window encodes the following:
- the rpmA gene encoding 50S ribosomal protein L27 — MAHKKAGGSSRNGRDSNSQRLGVKVFGGEKVTGGAILVRQRGTVIKPGTNVGRGKDDTLFAKIDGTVVYRDRGRHGKFVSIQPLS; from the coding sequence ATGGCTCACAAGAAGGCGGGCGGAAGCTCGAGAAACGGCCGGGACAGCAACTCCCAGAGGCTCGGCGTGAAGGTCTTCGGAGGCGAGAAGGTCACCGGCGGGGCCATCCTGGTCCGCCAGCGCGGGACCGTCATCAAGCCCGGGACCAACGTCGGGCGCGGCAAGGACGACACCCTCTTCGCCAAGATCGACGGCACCGTCGTCTATCGCGACCGGGGCCGCCACGGCAAGTTCGTCAGCATCCAACCTCTGAGCTGA